In the Flavobacterium sp. 90 genome, CTTTTTGGTTTTGAATATTAACAATATTTGTACGGTCAAAAATTTGCATTCCGTTTTCCTGGCAATAAAACAATAAATCTTGTGCGAGTTTATAAGGATCCATAACTGCGGCAGTTTTTGATTCGATTGCTGCGAGCGCATTTAATCCCATTTCTTTCAAATTGAATTTGCTTAACCAGGTTACATCAAATCCGGAGTTTTTTCGGGCTTCAAATTCTCGTTTCAAAAACGGAATATCCTTTTTCACGGAAGTAAAATAAATGCTTTTTTTGAATTCAAACTGACAATCACTTTTTATGGTATCGATGATATTTCGCAAATCAAAAATGGCTTTTTTTCCATTCTTATAACTGTCAACGGCACATTCTAAACCTCTTAATTCTATTAGTTTATGTAACGGAACATCAATTTCATATTGAAGTAAAGCGGTACTTGCCGCCGTACTTCCATTACAAACATCGCGACGATCAACGAGAACTATTTTTTTTCCGTCGTTTATTAATTTATAGGCAATTAATGCTCCCGTTATTCCTCCGCCAATGATTAAAATTTCCGTGTCAATATCTTTGGTTATTGAGGGATAACTGTTTAGCATGGCATTTTTTAGAGGCCAGAAAGTTTCGGTGGAACGTAGTTTCATTTTTTGGTAATATTTCGGGTACTTAATTTCGTTCTGTTTTTGTCCTTACGCTCATGTTGTTCGTGCGCTTCGGCAATAGAATGAGAATTTCTGATGCTTTCGTCTTTCTTAGCAAGTTCACTTAATCTGTGATAGTATTTTTGAACAATAATCATTTCGTCCTCCGTCATACTTTCGATATCAACCAGACTATTACTTGAATATTCGTTTGAAGCAACCAATTCATTTAGCTTAAGCTGAATAGCAAGAGAATCTTTGTTTTGCGCTTTCTGAATCAAAAAAACCATCAGAAAAGTAATAATTGTCGTTCCGGTATTGATAACCAATTGCCAGGTTTCTGAATAATCGAAAATAGGACCGGAAACTGCCCATGCAACCACAATCAAAAATGCGCCTATAAAAGCTGGTGTGCTTCCGGCAGCTTTAGAGACATTGGTAGCAAATTTTTCGAAAGCACTGCTTTGTTTTGTTTTTTTAGTTTTCATTTGAATTTAACTTTTTCGTTTGCTTACTTTTTCTTCCCGAATGACTTTATTGTGTTTTTCATCATAAACGGCATCATCAATTTTTTGTCCTGTTTTGCTAAAGATTTTAATTTTTGGATCTTCGTGCGTTCCGGTAATAACAATCGGGAAACCAATGAGTCCAAAAGGAGGCAATCCTAATCGCATTCTTAAATCAAGAAGTCCGTCAAAACTTGTAGTTCCTTTTATTGTTGGTTTAAAACTTGCCACGCTAAACGTGAATGGTTCGATGTGGATTAAATTATTGTCTATAGACGATTTGATTTCGATTCCTTTCAAACCAGGATCGTCAAGTCCTTTTTGTCCGGTTTTAGAACTAATTCCGTCAAATAATTTCAATCCTTTTACTTTTACATCACGCAAGTTTATTGTTCCTCCGCCTTCAAGAGATTCGTAAATTGGTCCCATATTTCCGTTCAGATCACCTTTTACTTTATAATCTACAGAGATAATTCCCTGTGCTTTTTCAGCGACGGTAACCATATCATGAAACATCGGAATTTCTTTGTAAGCTCTTTGTACGCTGAAATCTTTGGCTGTAAAATGAGCATCAAAATGTGCTGCGGTTGGTGATTCATCTTTATAAGTAGCATTTATTCCCAAGAGACAATCGATAATATTGAAAGTGGCATTGTCTAAATAAAAACCTTCTTTTGTAATACCAACTTTTCCGTTGAGTTTGTTTAAAACCAAACCGTTATATTCTACTTTATCGGCATTTGCGGTAAGTGCAACATTTAAGTTTTTCGGAACGATTACAACGCCGCTCATTTTTGGATGATCTTCTTTGGCGTATTCAACTTCAAGATTTCGATCAGTGTTTTCACCTTTTTTGAGCGCCATAAATTCATCGACATTGATGAGTTTAGAATGCATATTAAAATCCCCGCTCAAAGTTCCGTGCGATTCCATAAAATAATTTATGGTGTTGAGTAAATATCCGTTAATCGCAAAATCAGATTTTCCATAAGTAGCATCGAATTTTTCGAACCACATTTTCTCATTCTGAAAACGGAAATTTCCTTGTTGGATAAAAAAGGATTTCGGAAATAATTCTGAAGTTGCTTTTATATTTTTTAATATAATTGTGCCTTTATTATCAAGTTTATTATATTCTCCTTTTGTGGCGTAACTTTGTTTCCCTTTTAGCGAAAGATCTGCTTTTGCATAACCGGTTACATCAAGTCCTTTACGAGAGAAAACCTGATAAATACGTCCAACATTCAGTTCGCCTTTAATTTTTGCATTATAAGCCAAGTCAGTAAAGTCAGATAAAGCGGCGTTGACATACATCGGATTTCCTTCAAAAACAAAAGAAGCCGGAGCAACTGCAACAATCAAATCTTTGAATGTTCCTGCTTTATTTAGCACATTGGCGATAAAAGTAATGTCAGTAATTGGGTTAGGATAAGAGTCCGTTTTTAGCCAGCCGTTGCGCAACGAAATTCCGCCAATAGTTTTCGGAAATAGTTTTTTTGAAGTACTAAAAATACCTTTTGCCTGAATATTTGTTTTCAGGATTCCTTTTAATTCTATGGTATTCAAACCTAATGCGGCGTCTACGGTTGCAAGATCTAATGCGCCTTTTACGCTTGCATCGACCGTCATTTCATTAAAACCTTTACTATACAAATAAGCTGTGAAATAATCTTTTTCGGCAACTTTAAATTTAAAAGTTTTTAGATTTATCAAAAGTTTTTCTACGTCAAGCGAAGGTAAAACCGCATTTAAATCCATATGAAAACCGGTTAATGGAGCAGGGGCATTTTGATAATTTATAGCACCTTTATCAATTTTAAGATCAAAAGCCAAATCTGGTTTCAGCTTTTTGGCAACATTATAATCTCCTTTAAAAGTAAAAAGCAAATCACTATTTCCGGAGATTTCGGTTTCATCCATCCATTTCAAATATTCCGGAGGCATTACAGATAATAAATCTTTTACAGTTGTGTTTTCTGATGCTGCTTTGATATTGATTTTATATCCGTCTCTTAAAATGGTAAATAAACCGGTGAACTTCAGCGGTAATTTGTTAATTCGTAACTCATTTTTTTGAAGAATAAATGAAAGTGCGTGCGTGTTGATTCTTGTAATTAAATCGGCTCGAACTTCTTTTTTTCGCAGATATGCAGTTCTGTCGTAGTAGAAATCAACATTATCGATTCTCGCATCTGTATTTAAGTCAAAAATATCTTCACTAAGATTTCCTTTTCCAATATAGTTAAAGCCTTTTGCATCGACCAAAATTTTGGCAGAACGATCGTTATATTTTACGTGACAATCTTTCAAATCTATTCGTTCTAAGCGAATTGCAGTTCCTTCTTCCGGTTCATTTGGATCGTTTGGTTTTTTATCACGATCTTCGGGAGCGACATAAATATTATAATTGGCTTCTCCTTTTTGGTTGACCATTATATTGATTAAAGCTTTAGAAACATAGAGTTTATTAATTTTTACTTCATTGTCAAAAAGCAATCTTTTCAAATTAATCCCAAAAGCAACTTGTTCTGCTTTTAGCAAAGTATCATTGCGAAATGGAGCTGAACCTGTCAATGATAAATCATCAAGCGAAACTGTAAGCGAAGGAAAATGCGTAAAAAATGACAACCTTGATTTCGTAAAATCCATTTTGGTATCTAAGCGTTCATTAGCAATTTTCTTTACTTCAGACGCAACTGCTCCGGGAAATAACAACGGAATCAAAAATATTAAAAGCAAGATACTCGCAATTGTAATTCCGGTTATTTTTAGAGTTTTAAGGGCTATATTTTTATAAGATACAGGCATATAGAGATATTTTAAACCATTTTTAGAATCACATTTCACAAGTCACATTTTCATAACTCACATTTTCACATTTCACAAATCACATTTTACGATTTAGCTTTTTCAGAATCTTTTTTAGCGTCGTCTTCTTTTTGCTTTTCCTGCTTTTTAGCATCTTCTTTGACTTTGTCTTCCTTAGCTTTTGCTTCTTTTTCCTCTTTGGCCTTTTCTTCTTTTTTCTCTTTCAGTTCTTCTTTTTGTTTTTCCTTTTGTTTCTCTTTTTTCTTGAAATATCCTCTCAACAAAAAGTTACTTTTGGCAGCTTCCATATTATCGCTAAAACCTTTGGTTCCTGATTCTAAATTTGATAAGGTATTCGAAACACTGTTTGCCATTTTATCATCTCGAACTAATCTTGCCAAAGCACCGTTTCCGTTATTCATAGAATGACTAAAAATCGCAAGTTCATCAGAAATAACACCAACATTATCGACACTTTTTTTGACACTTTTCATTATATCATTCATTTCGATTCCGTCAATAGAAGCAATTGCGCCATTGTTTTCGATGATTTTTGTAGATTTTATGCCGGGAGTAATAGTCAAAACTTTATCACCCATTAATCCGTCAGAACCAATACTGGCGCGCGCATCTGTTTTAATAAATTTGCGAACTTCATCTTTTACGACCATCGACACAACGACAGAAGAATCATTAATTAATCTGATTTCTTCAACCGTTCCGATGTTGATTCCTGAAAACCGAACATTATTTCCGACTTCTAAACCACTAACGGTTTTAAATCGGGATGAGATGTGAAATGTTGACCCGAATAGATTTTTTTGTTTTCCAATAAAATATACTGCCAGAATAAAAAGCAGTAAACCTATTGTTACAAACATTCCTAATTTCCAAGTATATCCAGATTGCTTCTCCATGATTTCTAAGATTTCTAATTTTTATTTTGCTTTATTCAAAGAATGAGCGAACCCATTCGTCTTCGTCTTTTTCTAATTCTTCATAAGTTCCTTCGGCGTGAATCACTCCGTCTTTCAAAACCATAATTCGGTCGGCAGTTAATTTGGCGCAAGCCATATCATGCGTAATAATGATCGAAGTTGTTTTGCGTTTGTGTTTGATATCGAGAATCAATTCGCTTATTTCTCTTGAAGTTATCGTGTCTAATCCCGTTGTTGGTTCATCGTATAAAATGATTTCAGGTTTAAGGATTAAAGTTCTGGCTAAGCCAATTCTTTTCTGCATTCCGCCCGATAATTCAGATGGCATTTTGTCAATTGCATCGCTTAATCCTACGTTATCGAGAGCTTCCATGATTTCGCTTTCGACTTCTTCGGCGGATAATTCTTTTTTGTGTTTTTTTAATGTAAATGCCAAATTTTCTCTAACCGACATTGAATCGTACAAAGCGCCACTTTGGAACAAAAATCCAATTCGAACTCTGATTTCGTTCAATTCAGGTTTGGTTAGATGAAGTACATTTTCATCAAAAACTTTTATTTCGCCTTGATCCGGTTCAATCAATCCAACAATGCATTTTATTGTAACTGATTTTCCTGAGCCTGAACGTCCTAGAATTACTAAATCTTCGCCTTTGTTTACGGTAAGATTTACACCTTTCAGGATTTGGTTATTGGCACCAAAAGTTTTGTGCAAATCTTTAATCTCAATGATTGGCGTTTTGCTTTTTACTTTGGTTTTAGGTTCTGTATTTTCTTTTTCCTTGATCATTTTTAAAAGAATAAATCGGTTATTTGAACTGCGACCATATCGAGAATAAAGATGGTTAAAGAAGCGGTTACAACTGCTGAATTTGCTGCTTTACCAACGCTTTCGGTTCCATTTGAGGCATTAAATCCTTTAAAACATCCAATCATTCCAATAAAAAATCCGAAGAAAAATGTTTTAATTGTAGCCGGAATCAAATCCAGAAATTCTAATGATTGCAGAATTTGAGTCAGATAGCGGTAAAAGTTTACATCGCCATGAATATTAATACCAACATATCCGCCAATGATTCCAACAGCATCTGCAAAAATTACTAAAAGCGGAACCATTAATGTACAAGCTAAAATGCGCGTTACAACTAAATAGTTATACGGATTTATGGCTGAAACTTCCATTGCATCAATTTGTTCTGTTACTTTCATAGAACCTAATTCGGCACCAATTCCTGACGAAATCTTTCCGGCGCAGATCAAAGCGGTAATTACCGGCGCAATTTCTCTAATTAAAGAAAGTGCAACCATTCCCGGTAACCATGATTCGGCACCAAATTTTACAAGCGTTGGTCGCGATTGAAGCGTAAGTACCAAACCCATTATAAATCCGGTTATAGCTACTAATGGCAGCGATTTATAACCTATAACATAACATTGTTTCAAGAACTCTTTGGCCTCATAAGGAGGTACAAAAACTTCCTTAAAAAACTGCTTTGCAAACAATGTTGCATTTCCAATTTCTGTGAATGTATTTTTTAAAGTGAAAATCAAAATACTATGTTTTAAGTTAAATCTAATAATTGAAAACCAGTTGTTTAAGTGGTCTTATATCTTCTGATTGTTAAGTATAAAATTACTCTGGAAATACAGAAGAAATCTTACACAACTTTTTAGGAAGTTTATATAATTAACATAGCAGTACACAATAAAGAGATTATTGTATCGTTTGGCGGGAAATGTTAAAATCAGGAAAGTTGTTGAATGGCACGCGGATGACGCGGGTTTAAACAGATTTTTACTGATTTTTTTTCCATTTCTGGGAATAACAAAAAGAGTGTATTGTTAGTATTATTATTATTATTATTGAAATAGAATAGAAGTAAAAACAAAAAATCCCTTCGTTAAAAGGGATTTTCTGGGTTTAATAGAATTTTGGTCAGTCTATTATCGTTTGATTCTTTATGAATTTATAGCAATGCCGCTTCTGTTTTTTATTAACGGAATTACTTTTATTTCTGCTAATTTAAGATTTTCCATGATTAATCTTGCAGTAAGATAACAAACTGTAGATTCTGCACCTTGATTTAAATTGATGTTTTCTTTTTCCAAACCGTCATAACCGCCGCCACTTACAGGATTATACATAATTTGATTGAGATGATTTTTGCCTAAAAACCAGTTAAAAGCGATTTTCATTTTGTTTTTATATTCGGCTGTGCCAAATGCATTATAAAATGAATTTAAAGTTTGAATCGTGTAAGCAACATCAATTGGCTGTTCTCCATATTCGTTTACATCTGCTTCTGAATCTCTGTGTAACCATCCGTTGTTAGAAATTACTTTGAAATTTTTATCGGTAAACATTTTCGACATTAAAAAGTCAAGAGAATCCAAAGCTACTTTTTTATAGATTGGTTTATTGGTTGTTAGATAAGCATAAAGCATAGATTCCGGTAGAATTCCATTTCCGTAAGTCAGATAGTTTTCAAACCATTTCCAATCACTTGAAGCGTGAATTTCATAATTAGAAAGCAATTTGGCATTCAGTTTATTAATAATCGCGGCAACATATAAATTAGGAACAGCTGTGTGATATAAATACAAACCTTTTGTTGCAAAACCAATAGAACGCGGCGATTGAATATTTTCGGCCCATTTCAAGGAATTCAGCAAACATTTTGTTGCTTTTTTCGTGATACCTTCCGGTAAAATGGCTGCGTTTGAAACCACAGTTCCTAAAGCCCAAATCGCTCTGGCATTTGAATCTTCTAAATTTACTTCGGCATTTTGCTCCACATGTTCGCGGTTTTCCTGATCTACATAATTGATAAAATCGCCTTTTGGTTGCTGACAACGTTCGATAAAATCTAAATAAATCAAGATGTAAGCTAAATCGTCTTTGTCTTGCGTCAATTTATAATGCATACAAAGCGCAATCAAAGCGCGCGCATTATCGTCTAGCGTATAACCTGATTCAAGATCCGGAATTGAGATTTTACTAAATTGAATGATACCTAAATCGGTTGTCATTTTTTTGATATGTCTCAATTGAATTGAAGGATAGGTATATTTTATTTCAGAAGGGCTTTCAAAAAGCTCTTTGTAAGTATTCATGTGTGTGATTGCGGCATTTTCCCAAGAAGAAGCGCGCGTTTTTCTAAAAGCATTTTTTCCCATTTCTTCTCTTAGATTTTCATCTGAAAGTAATTTAATAGCTGCTTCAGAAAATTGATCTACGTTTCCAATATCAACAAGAATTCCGGAATCCGGAGTTAGAACTTCTAATGTATGCGGAATTTTTGAAGCTACAATTGGACAAGCACAGCTCATTGCATAAGAAAAAGTGCCGCTTACTGCCTGGTTTGGATCTTTTGAAGTAAACAAGTAAATGTCTGTAGCTTTTAGATAATCCAAAAGTTCGTCTGTATCAAGATATTCATTTATAAAACGAACATTATTTTCTAGTTTTAATTCTTTTACAATACCTTCCAATTTATCGCGATAAGCATCAACTCCATCTTTTATTAGATTTGGATGTGTTTTTCCTATAATTAAATAAAGAACATTTGGAGTGTTTTCGACAATTTTTGGTAATGCCTGTAAACCTGTTTCAATGTTTTTCCCTTCTCCTAAAAGTCCAAAAGTAGATAACACTTTTCTTTCCTGAATATCGAATTTTTCTTTGGCTTGTTGTGGAGTTTCATAAATTACAATATGAGTTCCGTGTGGTACGCAAGTAATAATGTCTTCATTAATACCATAATCTCTCATCAAAATTTCTTTGGATTGATTGGTCATTACAAAAACCGAATTGCTATAAGAAAGCAGCAATTTTACAAAAGTTTTGAGTTCGTCGTTCGGGTTTGGGATTACGCTATGAAAAGTATAAGTAAGTGGTTTTTTGACTTCATTCAAAAAATCTAATAAATAGTCTCCATAATTCCCTCCAAACAAACCAAATTCATGCTGAATATGAACTAATTTAACTGATTTGTCTTTGTTGATTTCATGCGCAACTTTAGTATATTCTTCTTTGTTTCTTGTGTTTAAAGTGTAGGCTTGCGTTGGATTTGCTTTTGGTTTATCTACCAATTCACAAATTTGACAAGTAATTGATTTACCAAATACATCCGTAATTCCTTTTATGGTGTCTTGAGTATAAGTTGCTATTCCACATTGCGTTGGAGGAAATGTAGAAAGAAAAACTATTTTAGATTTATTTGATATCGCTTTCATGGGGATGTTGTTTTAGTTCGTTTAATAAGTCGTTTAGTTTCAATATGACATATAAATAATGTCTATTATTATGGCTAATTCTATACTGCTAAAATTATTATCTAAAATTACTTTATCAATCAAGTGACGATTAATCCAATCGAGCAAAAAGTTAACTCAAAAGCATTTATGTGGGAATTTTGAAACGAAAAGGGGGAATTATAAAATTAACTCAAAAAATTGATTTATAGTTGATTGCGATAAAAAATTAACGTTTTGAGTTAAAGGCTTTGTAAGAAATGAAGGAACTTTGGTTAACAAACAAATCAGACTCTAAGAAAGTCTTTATTATAAATTTAAAATTCATTATTATGTTACGTTGGACAGTCACATTTATAATTTTGGCTATAGTAGCCGGAATTTTTGGTTTTGGTGGAATTGCCGCCGGAGCCGCTAGTATTGCAAAAGTTTTATTCTTTATATTTTTAGTTTTATTCGTTATCTCTTTAGTAACAGGAAGAACAAAAGTGTAGCAATAAGTATTAATTAGCTAAAATAAAAAAAGCGAAACCAGTTGATCTTGGTTTCGCTTTTTTTGTTTCAGGTTTCAAGTTTCAGGTTTTTTTTTGTGACTTAAACTTAAATTTGAAAACTATTTTTGTAAAGAATAATATTTTTTGTTTAGAAAGGCAATCGGTATTCCGATACAGAAAATCAGAATCAGGATGGATAATATTAATGGAAAATCTAAATGTTTCTCTGGCAAAACCGGAAATACAACCGGCAACACAACTAAGTTCATTGCAACCCAGACAAAGATTCCATAAATGATTCCGGATAATAAAGTATTCTTTTTTAAGAATGAAAAGTATGGATATATCGTAAAATAGAACCAGGCAAAAACAAAAGCGATGAAATAGTGCAATAACAATCCATATAACGCCATTTGTGAACCGCCGCTATAAGCTTCTTTTTTGAAAATTCCACTTGCTATAGATTGCAGAATTTTTATGGCAGTTGTTTTTTGAAATAAAATGGCATAGAAAAAAATTGCTGCAAGAATATCCAGCGTTCCCGCAATTAATCCCGCTAAAAATATAGTTCCTGATTTAGACTTCATACAATGATTTAAGATTTGGAAACTTGTTTGTAAATGTCATTTAGTTGTTTTGTATGTCTTTGAATATGAGTCAAAGCAAAACTAATCCATTCAAAAATAGTAAATTTTCCAAAGCCCGGAAGTTCAAAGTCAAGACATGTTTGTGATAAGTCTAAAGTTTCTGTAGCAAGTAATAAATCAGCTTCTGTATTGAGAAATATTGATGTTATTGAATCTTTTTCGTAATCGATAAGTTCTGGTTTTAAAAAATCAGGTGAATCCATTTTTATATCAAAGTTTAAAAATAAAGCTTCGATATCTTTGACTTTTTCATGATAAGGTCTGTCAGTTTCTTCGGTTTTTCCCAGAAATAATTGAGGATAACCGGAGCAGGCAAGTACAAGATGCTGTGCGGTTTGTCCGGCAGTCCAACTATCTTTTGCAGGAACAATATTAAATTCTTTTTGCGAAAACGAAGAAAGTATCGCATTTAAGTTTTTAAATGTTTCAACTGTATCTTTTTGAATTGCTGCTTCCATTTTTATGATTTAGTAGTTGTATTTGTTATTTGATAACAGATGTTATCCACCAAACATTTCCAAAAGGATCTGTTACACCGCAAGTTCTGCCATAATCCTGATTGCTTAAACCCATTAAATTTGTAGCGCCGTGATCTAATGCTTTTTTATAAGTTTCGTCGGCATTAGGAACATAGACAAACAAGTTAGAGTTGTGTTTTGTCCAGTCTTTAGTTTGATCAGCAACCATTATTGTACTTCCGTGAAGGATAATTTCGGCGTGCATAATAGTTCCATCATTGCGTAAAACGTTTGTACTGGATTTTTCTGAATCGAAAACTTTTTCAGTAAAATCAATAAATTCCGAAGCGCCATCTAAGATGAGATATGGCATTATTGTTTGATGATTGATTGGTAAGTTCATTTTTTGAAGTTTGAAGATTGATAGTATTTCAAAAGTACGAAAAAATGTTTAAAATTTTGATAATCAATATTTTGTATTCTTTTTGAATTATAAAAGCACCTCACAATGATAACCGTAAGAATCAAGAAGTTCTATTATTTTATGATTTGAGATAGAAACAGCATTGATACGCAAAATCTTGTCGCAATCTTCTAAATCAAAGTTGATCGCACTATTTGGGAGATGTTCAAGAAGTTTTCCCACAATCATAAGAGATTGCTCAACTTCCTGAACATTTGTTTTGAAAACTTCTATCATCAGTCTAAAAGTTTACAAAGCGATATTTTTATATCGCTCAATTTTATGATAATAATGGTATGAAATCGCCAGAATCACTAAAAATATTAATGGAAAAAACGATTGAAAATTAACGCCGTCAACTGCAGCATGACTTATTGATGCGAATATAAAATCGAAACCAAATCCGGCGTAAGCCCATTCTTTTATGTTTTTAGGAATTGACGGAATCACCAATACCAAAACTCCAAGAATTTTGAAAACTACTAAGGCATTTCCAAAATATTCAGGATATCCTAAATGTTTGATTCCTTCTTTCGCTTCCTGACTTTGGGAAAATAATGCCGGCATAACGCCTTCGAATAAGAAAATAATAATAGTTGTAATCCAAAAAATAATTTTTGCTTTTTTCATAGGTTTGTTTTTAAAAGGTTATCAGTTAATGCATTACAAACTTACAAATCTTATTTTTTTGACAGAATACTTATTTACGACTATTTTAGGGGCATTTTGGACAGATTTTGGATTTTAGATTTTAGAGTGTTGATTTTAGATTTTTTAGAAGAAAGATTATAGAGGAAAGAATAAAGAGGAAAGAATAAAGAGGAAAGATTTTCTGGATTTAGTTTATCACATAGTTTGTCATCCTGAGCGAAGTCGAAGGACGGACAAGTAACTCGATAATCAAAATCGCCAATCTTTGTCGAGCTTCTCGCGTGTCCTTCGACTTCGCTCAGGATGACATAAAATGAGTTTATAAAAAGATATGTAAAAAAAGAAGAAAGAAAAATCCGTTTTAAATCCGCGTTTTCGCGATAGCGAATCCGTGTCATCCGCGTGCCATTTATTCAGCTTTCAAAACATAATTCTTAATCACAAATAAATCTTCAAAACCTAATCTGGTATAAATATCTTTTCCCATTACAGAGGCTTGCAATAAAGCATAATCAGCTTTTAAATCTATAGAAAGATTAATTGCAAATTTCATGATTTCTTCGGCAAAGCCTTTTCTGCGCATTTCCGGGATTACGCCAACGCCGTGAATTCCAATATTGTTTTGCGTTTGAAAAAGCATAAAAGTACCAATTGGCTGTTTTTCTAAGGAAACCAAATAAAAGTGAACGTCTTTATGATTGTGAATTAATATCTCTTTGCTAATCACGTAACCAAAAGCATTTGGATATAAATCTGCCCAAATTTTGGCGTTTTGTTCTGTAGAAACTCTTTTGAAATTTAGCTTGTTTTCAAGTGTAAATTTTTGATCTAATTTCAACGCCATTGCGACTTGCTCTGTTTTTATTTCAAAACCATTGGCTTCAAGAATTTCATAAGATTTTGTTCCGAAGATATTCCAATACGGTAAAACTAAGCCTGAATCTGATTGCATCGTTTTAGTGATATTTGGAATATCTTTTTTAGAAATA is a window encoding:
- a CDS encoding DinB family protein, whose amino-acid sequence is MEAAIQKDTVETFKNLNAILSSFSQKEFNIVPAKDSWTAGQTAQHLVLACSGYPQLFLGKTEETDRPYHEKVKDIEALFLNFDIKMDSPDFLKPELIDYEKDSITSIFLNTEADLLLATETLDLSQTCLDFELPGFGKFTIFEWISFALTHIQRHTKQLNDIYKQVSKS
- a CDS encoding DUF1328 family protein, producing the protein MLRWTVTFIILAIVAGIFGFGGIAAGAASIAKVLFFIFLVLFVISLVTGRTKV
- a CDS encoding glycosyltransferase translates to MKAISNKSKIVFLSTFPPTQCGIATYTQDTIKGITDVFGKSITCQICELVDKPKANPTQAYTLNTRNKEEYTKVAHEINKDKSVKLVHIQHEFGLFGGNYGDYLLDFLNEVKKPLTYTFHSVIPNPNDELKTFVKLLLSYSNSVFVMTNQSKEILMRDYGINEDIITCVPHGTHIVIYETPQQAKEKFDIQERKVLSTFGLLGEGKNIETGLQALPKIVENTPNVLYLIIGKTHPNLIKDGVDAYRDKLEGIVKELKLENNVRFINEYLDTDELLDYLKATDIYLFTSKDPNQAVSGTFSYAMSCACPIVASKIPHTLEVLTPDSGILVDIGNVDQFSEAAIKLLSDENLREEMGKNAFRKTRASSWENAAITHMNTYKELFESPSEIKYTYPSIQLRHIKKMTTDLGIIQFSKISIPDLESGYTLDDNARALIALCMHYKLTQDKDDLAYILIYLDFIERCQQPKGDFINYVDQENREHVEQNAEVNLEDSNARAIWALGTVVSNAAILPEGITKKATKCLLNSLKWAENIQSPRSIGFATKGLYLYHTAVPNLYVAAIINKLNAKLLSNYEIHASSDWKWFENYLTYGNGILPESMLYAYLTTNKPIYKKVALDSLDFLMSKMFTDKNFKVISNNGWLHRDSEADVNEYGEQPIDVAYTIQTLNSFYNAFGTAEYKNKMKIAFNWFLGKNHLNQIMYNPVSGGGYDGLEKENINLNQGAESTVCYLTARLIMENLKLAEIKVIPLIKNRSGIAINS
- a CDS encoding DUF1440 domain-containing protein, which codes for MKSKSGTIFLAGLIAGTLDILAAIFFYAILFQKTTAIKILQSIASGIFKKEAYSGGSQMALYGLLLHYFIAFVFAWFYFTIYPYFSFLKKNTLLSGIIYGIFVWVAMNLVVLPVVFPVLPEKHLDFPLILSILILIFCIGIPIAFLNKKYYSLQK
- a CDS encoding VOC family protein, which codes for MNLPINHQTIMPYLILDGASEFIDFTEKVFDSEKSSTNVLRNDGTIMHAEIILHGSTIMVADQTKDWTKHNSNLFVYVPNADETYKKALDHGATNLMGLSNQDYGRTCGVTDPFGNVWWITSVIK
- a CDS encoding GNAT family N-acetyltransferase — encoded protein: MKDLNLIEDNINNLTGLWKTVGAPFLSFHKNETFEYCKIENSGWPNKLWFRKDISKKDIPNITKTMQSDSGLVLPYWNIFGTKSYEILEANGFEIKTEQVAMALKLDQKFTLENKLNFKRVSTEQNAKIWADLYPNAFGYVISKEILIHNHKDVHFYLVSLEKQPIGTFMLFQTQNNIGIHGVGVIPEMRRKGFAEEIMKFAINLSIDLKADYALLQASVMGKDIYTRLGFEDLFVIKNYVLKAE
- a CDS encoding DoxX family protein encodes the protein MKKAKIIFWITTIIIFLFEGVMPALFSQSQEAKEGIKHLGYPEYFGNALVVFKILGVLVLVIPSIPKNIKEWAYAGFGFDFIFASISHAAVDGVNFQSFFPLIFLVILAISYHYYHKIERYKNIAL